A window of Glycine soja cultivar W05 chromosome 2, ASM419377v2, whole genome shotgun sequence genomic DNA:
TCATTAACATAATTTACCACTTGTCATTAGCTATTTCCTTTGGACGAAACATGCTGGCTTAGcttcaacattttaaaattatcctaCTTAGGAAATGAAAATCTTCTTCCACCtcttttcctccattctccTCCATCTATACATTGTGAAACATTGCATAACTCACCAATAATCCAGGCATGAGCATTTCCCTCCTCTGAAATGATGGAAACGATAGCGGTCTCTCAACAATATATCTCTATCATAAAGTTGAGAAACAAGTTTAGCAAAGGCATGGCAGTCTCCACAAATGCGAATATTCTTCACTATTCGAATCGGTTGAGACGATGCAGTGCTAATAAGTCCAAAAGCTATTGCCAATTTTTCGCTATGAACATTCAGGGACTGCTCCATTAAGTTATCTTCTTCACTAAGTTGCAAAAGGTTAGACATGTCTGGTTTGTAACCAATTGGCTTAAACTTTTCTGAAATTTCATCCAACTTTGAGTAgattttttgagaaaaaggaTGGGAGTTATCACCCACCAGAAACTCATGCACAATACCATTAACATCGATTGAGCTACACCAAGGTTCTTTCTTCACATCAGAATCTCTCATAAGCTTTCTTAGATTGGAAACTTTCTCCCAGTCCCCTGCTTTAgcatatatatttgataaaaggACAAAGGCTCCATGGTTACAAGGTTCTAATTCAAGTAGATTCTGATAAGCAAGTTCAGCAAGCTCGACATTTCCATGGCGACTACAGGCCCCGAGCAAAGCTCCCCACACAGCAGCAGTTGGTGGTATTGGCATCTTCTCTATGAATGATGCAGCTTTTTCCAGAAGACCTGCACGTCCAAATATGTCAACCACGCAAACGTAGTGTTGTATTTGAGGCACAATACCGTATAATGGTTCCATTTGTTCAAAAAGTTGCTCTCCCTCATTGACCAGTCCTGCATGGTTACAAGCACACAATATGTTTGTAAATGTCACAGCATTTGGCTTGATATAAGCTTCTAACATGCTTGAGAACAAATCTAAGGCTGCTTTCCCTTGCCCGTACATCGCCAGAGCACCAATCATGGCACTCCAAACATACACATCTTTCCTTTCTACTGCATGAAACACCTCCATCGCCTTATTTAGATTTCCACATTTAGCATACATATCAAGGAGAGAGGTTGCTAAATGACAGTTTAGATTAATGTCATGCTTCTTTATGTATACATGAATCCAGTGACCAAAATCAATTGCCCCCAACTGGGCACTAGCACACAATGCACAAATAAGAGTAACTTCATCTGGTTTTGCATCCTTACTGAGCTGCATTTCATGGAAGAGTGACAAAGCCACCCTAGGCTTTCCATTCTGTTCATATGCAGAGATCAGGGCATTCCATGCAGCAGTCCATTTATGAGGCATTGCATCAAATATACAGTGAGCCTCATCATAATTTCCTAATTTGGCATGACCGTCAAGCATTGTCGTCCAAGAAACAATATCTTTCTCTGACATCTTATTAAACAAATCTTTTGCATCATTAATACAACCGCATTTAACATACATGTCAAGCATTGCGTTATTCAAAATCAAGTGCTCAGTAAACCCATTGTTTTCAATATATGAACAGATCCACCTTCCAAATTCCAAGTCTATCTTCTTTGCACAAGCTGAAAGAACACTAACCATTGTGATAACATTTGGTTTCACATCTTTCATCTCCATTTCCTGAAACAAAAGCAATGCCTTATCAGGCAAGCCCCCAAGTGCAAAGGCATTTATCATAGCATTCCAAGAAACGACATCTTTTCCTGGCATGTTGGTGAAAACTCTATGAGCCAAATCCGGTGCCCCACTTGAACCATAGAAATTTATCAGCGAATTCAGTATGAACAAGTCTGAAGACAAGGATGCCTTAATAACCATTCCATGTAAAACGCTTCCAAGATGCAGAACTTTGAGCCGCGAGGCTGCCTTGAAGAGAAAGGGGAAAGTGAATTTGTTTGGGAATTCTGAACAGGAATGTAgcatatgtaaaaaaatcaagaaactcTGAGTAGGGTCTGAGCTGGAGGCATATCCACGAATAAGGGTGTTCCAACAATAGAGATTTGGTTGCGGGATTTGATTAAACACATTTTTAGCATATATGAGGCAAGAGCATGATGAGATAGCATAAGCAGTCAGCAATTTGCTGGCAGTATATGGATCACAAAAGCGGGATGTGCGGAGCATGTGAGCATGTATTTGCTTTAGCTGCATTGTGTTTGTACATTGGTCAATGAATTCCAGTATATTAGTTGACTCCACTTCATTTCCCTGATCACAGAACAGACAGAACTACAAGGATTAGGACAATAAATCAACAACAAAACTGTAACGTGAAAAGAGTACACAAAAGCCTGGCCACAAAGTATTTGGCATGCTAGAGCAATTTGTTTCTTGGAACAAACTACAAGATTACAATCTGCCCTTTAAGAAAGGAACCATTAGATATTGTTAAAAGTAATAGCATTTAATATAATGTCAGAATAGGATTTTTTTGGGTtccatatacataaaaaaagttaatactCTTGGTACTTCAGTAACACTTCTAGCAGACAAAGCAGCATGCTGTATAATCCCACCTAGTCAAATGAAGTAACTTTCCAGAGGCCTATAAGAAGTGAGATTCACTTCCAATTGACACACAAACACTCGGTGTATTCAACGAAAAAGTGTACAGACATCAGCTAAAATAAAGACATCAATTCGTTTAAATAGGAATCACCAATTGACCTTGTAAATCTCTACTCAGTTTTGATAAAATTGGATTCTACTGCCTTGAGATTCAACTATATCAGCTGATCAAACTTTTGCCACTCTGATATGTAGAACAGATAAAAAGgattaaaagacaaaagaatCGAAGGCCAGTCCTTCAATCTTACTTTCTTTACGGAACCATTTGATCctagaaataaataaactagAATGAACTTTTTCTTTTGAAGGGGACATTTATAAGTATCAATGTGAAGGGTGATGGACAAATCTCATTTCACACACGCTATATGTTTGCAGAGGGCAAATTAAAGTCCTGGGGTGTTATCATTGTATTTTGGAGGGATAAAATAGCCTTCTATTGTGTGCACAAAGGAATTCTAAAACAAAGAATATTGTGAGAGTGCATATATTGGGGGTAAGATAAGAGTGCTATCTCTTCATTTACTTCATTTTTCTATACATTCTTACtactaaaaacataaatagtGAAACAATGTTCTTACTACACCAGTAAAATATGCACCCTCaatggtttttaattttatccttttttgtgcACACAATTTAAGGCTACTTTACCACTACAAACAACAGACTACATGCATTGTGAAATAAAACTAGATAGAACTACAGCTGTAGCAGCAATAACAATCAAGCCTTTTTTCTACAAGGTGGGGTTAGCCTAGCCACATGAATCAAGCTAGAATCGTGTCTATAGAAAAAATCATTGACTTGTATAAAACTAGATAGAAGaaataaggaaaaatgaaaCACTGACATAGATTGTAGGCTCAACCACTTCATATAAACACAAAAATAGGAGCAGTCCAATCATTCCTTTTATCCATTGAGTAGAAAAGTAGATAAAAGGAAAAGCTCGTTATAAAAATTATGCTCAGTAAGGGAAATTACCTTCTCACCTTTCACAGCCTCAGTACAATTCATTGCAATTTGGCCTGGATTAATACAAGAGTAACAATCAAaacatgaaagaaagaaaaaaacagagaCTAGGAACAAAATCAATAAGTAAATGACGAAAACCCATTAACTTGATGCATGT
This region includes:
- the LOC114391192 gene encoding pentatricopeptide repeat-containing protein At2g29760, chloroplastic isoform X2; translation: MQLKQIHAHMLRTSRFCDPYTASKLLTAYAISSCSCLIYAKNVFNQIPQPNLYCWNTLIRGYASSSDPTQSFLIFLHMLHSCSEFPNKFTFPFLFKAASRLKVLHLGSVLHGMVIKASLSSDLFILNSLINFYGSSGAPDLAHRVFTNMPGKDVVSWNAMINAFALGGLPDKALLLFQEMEMKDVKPNVITMVSVLSACAKKIDLEFGRWICSYIENNGFTEHLILNNAMLDMYVKCGCINDAKDLFNKMSEKDIVSWTTMLDGHAKLGNYDEAHCIFDAMPHKWTAAWNALISAYEQNGKPRVALSLFHEMQLSKDAKPDEVTLICALCASAQLGAIDFGHWIHVYIKKHDINLNCHLATSLLDMYAKCGNLNKAMEVFHAVERKDVYVWSAMIGALAMYGQGKAALDLFSSMLEAYIKPNAVTFTNILCACNHAGLVNEGEQLFEQMEPLYGIVPQIQHYVCVVDIFGRAGLLEKAASFIEKMPIPPTAAVWGALLGACSRHGNVELAELAYQNLLELEPCNHGAFVLLSNIYAKAGDWEKVSNLRKLMRDSDVKKEPWCSSIDVNGIVHEFLVGDNSHPFSQKIYSKLDEISEKFKPIGYKPDMSNLLQLSEEDNLMEQSLNVHSEKLAIAFGLISTASSQPIRIVKNIRICGDCHAFAKLVSQLYDRDILLRDRYRFHHFRGGKCSCLDYW
- the LOC114391192 gene encoding pentatricopeptide repeat-containing protein At2g29760, chloroplastic isoform X1 — its product is MGLVTVLQLQLQPSLSFSLDFGGRFSCSSTSNSTLLRVSVKCSALSTPLSLGQIAMNCTEAVKGEKGNEVESTNILEFIDQCTNTMQLKQIHAHMLRTSRFCDPYTASKLLTAYAISSCSCLIYAKNVFNQIPQPNLYCWNTLIRGYASSSDPTQSFLIFLHMLHSCSEFPNKFTFPFLFKAASRLKVLHLGSVLHGMVIKASLSSDLFILNSLINFYGSSGAPDLAHRVFTNMPGKDVVSWNAMINAFALGGLPDKALLLFQEMEMKDVKPNVITMVSVLSACAKKIDLEFGRWICSYIENNGFTEHLILNNAMLDMYVKCGCINDAKDLFNKMSEKDIVSWTTMLDGHAKLGNYDEAHCIFDAMPHKWTAAWNALISAYEQNGKPRVALSLFHEMQLSKDAKPDEVTLICALCASAQLGAIDFGHWIHVYIKKHDINLNCHLATSLLDMYAKCGNLNKAMEVFHAVERKDVYVWSAMIGALAMYGQGKAALDLFSSMLEAYIKPNAVTFTNILCACNHAGLVNEGEQLFEQMEPLYGIVPQIQHYVCVVDIFGRAGLLEKAASFIEKMPIPPTAAVWGALLGACSRHGNVELAELAYQNLLELEPCNHGAFVLLSNIYAKAGDWEKVSNLRKLMRDSDVKKEPWCSSIDVNGIVHEFLVGDNSHPFSQKIYSKLDEISEKFKPIGYKPDMSNLLQLSEEDNLMEQSLNVHSEKLAIAFGLISTASSQPIRIVKNIRICGDCHAFAKLVSQLYDRDILLRDRYRFHHFRGGKCSCLDYW